One window from the genome of Acuticoccus sp. I52.16.1 encodes:
- a CDS encoding ABC transporter permease, with protein sequence MGATILWRLLTAIPVLMGLTVIVFTIMAMIPGDPATAILGSYATPENVERINAQLGLDRSLPEQYFIWLGNIAQGDFGRSYSLNRPVLDEVLERLSATMLLAGTALVVATVAGLAAGVVSAVRQYGLTDKVLTLLVLVGISMPAFFLGLLLILGFAVRWRLFPASGMTAIYGGGGPMDIAHHLVLPALTLAVVATGVIARLTRTAMLEVLRQDFIRTARAKGVSEGKVIAKHAVKAALVSVIPVIGIQAGFVLGGAVYVETVFQWPGIGSMLVTAISTRDILLVQGGVLIVAAAYVLFNLAADVLQMAIDPRLRG encoded by the coding sequence ATGGGCGCGACCATCCTGTGGCGGCTCCTCACCGCGATCCCGGTCCTCATGGGCCTCACCGTGATCGTCTTCACGATCATGGCGATGATTCCGGGTGACCCGGCGACCGCGATCCTCGGCTCCTACGCGACGCCGGAGAACGTGGAGCGGATCAACGCCCAGCTCGGCCTCGACCGCTCGTTGCCGGAGCAATATTTCATCTGGCTCGGCAACATCGCGCAGGGCGACTTCGGCCGCTCCTATTCCCTCAACCGCCCGGTGCTGGACGAGGTGCTGGAGCGCCTCTCGGCCACCATGCTGCTGGCCGGCACGGCGCTGGTGGTCGCCACCGTCGCAGGGCTCGCAGCGGGCGTCGTCTCGGCGGTGCGGCAATACGGGCTGACCGACAAGGTGCTGACGCTCTTGGTGCTCGTCGGCATCTCGATGCCGGCCTTCTTCCTGGGGCTGCTCTTGATCCTCGGCTTCGCGGTTCGCTGGCGGCTCTTCCCGGCGAGCGGGATGACGGCGATCTACGGCGGCGGCGGGCCGATGGACATCGCCCACCACCTGGTGCTGCCCGCCTTGACGCTGGCGGTGGTCGCGACCGGGGTGATCGCGCGTCTCACCCGCACCGCCATGCTGGAGGTGCTGCGGCAGGACTTCATCCGCACCGCACGCGCCAAGGGTGTCTCGGAAGGCAAGGTCATCGCCAAGCATGCCGTCAAGGCGGCACTGGTGTCGGTCATCCCGGTGATCGGCATCCAGGCCGGGTTCGTGCTGGGCGGCGCGGTTTACGTCGAGACGGTGTTTCAGTGGCCCGGCATCGGCTCGATGCTCGTGACCGCGATTTCCACGCGCGACATCCTGCTCGTGCAGGGCGGCGTGCTGATCGTCGCGGCGGCCTACGTCCTGTTCAACCTGGCGGCCGACGTCCTGCAGATGGCAATCGACCCGAGGCTGCGCGGATGA
- a CDS encoding ABC transporter substrate-binding protein: MTRILAALTGALALSLALVPGGPATAQTPPGVLVVGQVAEPKSLDPAAVTAVNDFRILVNVYDGLVRFADGTLDVEPALAESYEVSDDGLTYTFELREGVEFHDGTPFDADAVVFNFERMLDENHPFHDTGPFPLAFFFSSVDTVEAVHPSTVKFTLKEPYAPFLSNLAYPTGLIVSPAAVEENGADFGRNPVGTGAFEFAEWQSNSRVVVEKNADWWGGEPKLEAIVFRPITDGNTRLAEMMSGGIDVMVETPPDALARFENDPNVKVYEQAGPHLWFLILNTKEGPFADKKVRQAVNYAIDKGALVDSILQGTAEVAAGPTPPAFAWAYNESLEPYPYDPDKAKALLEEAGYDGAELTFYVTEGGSGMLDPVAMGTAIQADLEAVGMPTKIETYEWNTFLGNVNPGLEGKADMAEMAWMTNDPDTLPFLALRTDAMPDKGGFNSGYYSNPQVDTLLEEARTATDQAKRADLYKQMQEIVHDDAPWAFIANWKQNAVTSARVEGFELQPSFFLMLQEVAKN; the protein is encoded by the coding sequence ATGACCCGCATTCTCGCCGCGCTGACCGGCGCACTGGCGCTGTCGCTCGCCCTCGTTCCCGGCGGTCCGGCGACCGCGCAGACCCCGCCCGGCGTCCTCGTCGTCGGCCAGGTGGCCGAGCCGAAGTCGCTGGACCCGGCCGCCGTCACCGCGGTCAACGACTTCCGCATCCTCGTCAACGTGTACGACGGGCTGGTGCGCTTCGCCGACGGGACGCTCGACGTCGAGCCGGCGCTGGCGGAGAGCTACGAGGTCTCGGACGACGGCCTGACCTACACCTTCGAGCTGCGCGAGGGGGTGGAGTTCCACGACGGCACGCCGTTCGACGCGGACGCGGTCGTCTTCAACTTCGAGCGCATGCTCGACGAGAACCACCCGTTCCACGACACCGGCCCCTTTCCGCTGGCCTTCTTCTTCTCATCGGTGGACACCGTCGAGGCGGTCCACCCGTCGACGGTGAAGTTCACGCTGAAGGAGCCTTACGCCCCCTTCCTGTCGAACCTCGCCTATCCGACCGGCCTCATCGTGTCGCCGGCGGCGGTGGAGGAAAACGGGGCGGACTTCGGGCGCAATCCGGTCGGCACCGGGGCCTTCGAGTTCGCGGAGTGGCAGTCCAATTCGCGCGTCGTCGTCGAGAAGAACGCCGACTGGTGGGGCGGTGAGCCGAAGCTCGAAGCGATCGTCTTCCGCCCGATCACCGACGGGAACACCCGGCTGGCCGAGATGATGTCGGGCGGCATCGACGTGATGGTGGAGACCCCGCCGGACGCGCTCGCCCGGTTCGAGAACGACCCGAACGTGAAGGTCTACGAGCAGGCCGGGCCGCATCTGTGGTTCCTGATCCTCAACACCAAGGAAGGCCCGTTCGCGGACAAGAAGGTGCGCCAGGCGGTCAACTACGCCATCGACAAGGGCGCGCTGGTCGATTCCATCCTCCAGGGCACGGCCGAGGTCGCCGCCGGGCCGACGCCGCCCGCCTTCGCCTGGGCTTACAACGAGAGCCTGGAGCCCTACCCCTACGACCCGGACAAGGCCAAGGCGCTTCTCGAAGAGGCGGGATACGACGGCGCGGAGCTGACCTTCTACGTCACCGAGGGCGGCTCGGGCATGCTGGACCCGGTCGCGATGGGCACCGCCATCCAGGCGGACCTCGAAGCCGTCGGCATGCCGACCAAGATCGAGACCTACGAGTGGAACACCTTCCTCGGCAACGTGAATCCGGGCCTGGAGGGCAAGGCCGACATGGCCGAGATGGCCTGGATGACCAACGACCCCGACACGCTCCCCTTCCTGGCCCTGCGCACCGACGCGATGCCCGACAAAGGCGGCTTCAACTCCGGCTACTACTCCAACCCGCAGGTGGACACGCTGCTCGAGGAGGCCCGCACAGCCACCGACCAGGCCAAACGCGCCGACCTCTACAAGCAGATGCAGGAGATCGTGCACGACGACGCCCCCTGGGCCTTCATCGCCAACTGGAAGCAGAATGCGGTGACGAGCGCGCGCGTCGAAGGCTTCGAGCTGCAGCCTTCGTTCTTCCTGATGCTGCAGGAGGTGGCGAAGAACTAG
- a CDS encoding FAD-dependent monooxygenase has protein sequence MFVVIGAGIAGLAASIALAEAGPVVVLERRGEDAANAGAGIQIAPNAVKALSVLGALEDVARVATAPEALVVRAPEQAAPLVRLPYGPAIVARYGAPYYTLSRAALHGALLAAALRRGVVVRHDHAARHVHQTDTGCTVAGAEMDAALVVAADGVNSSTRRALVGDAPRDTGWIAWRGTGDTAGGTTELVMGSGHHLVRYALSDEDANYVLVAPQKSRGPAGIARTPTGRLIADVAQWTPWPIAVRPRHVFAAGRVAFIGDAAHAMVPFLAQGAAMALEDAAILKLAVAALGPTPAALARYADARRPRTRRIAAMSEQQGSVYHLPFPLDRVRNATMRTLGPRAILRRVDPVYAWSVPEDGIA, from the coding sequence ATGTTCGTCGTCATCGGTGCCGGGATCGCCGGGCTCGCCGCCTCCATTGCCCTCGCGGAGGCCGGCCCCGTCGTCGTCCTGGAGCGGCGCGGCGAAGATGCGGCCAACGCCGGGGCGGGGATCCAGATCGCGCCCAACGCCGTCAAGGCGCTGAGCGTCCTGGGCGCGCTGGAGGACGTCGCCCGCGTCGCCACGGCGCCCGAGGCACTCGTCGTGCGTGCGCCCGAGCAGGCCGCGCCGCTGGTGCGCCTCCCCTACGGTCCCGCCATCGTCGCGCGCTACGGCGCCCCCTACTACACGCTCTCGCGCGCCGCGTTGCATGGCGCCCTCCTCGCCGCGGCGCTGCGCCGGGGTGTCGTCGTGCGGCACGACCACGCGGCGCGCCACGTCCACCAGACGGACACCGGGTGCACCGTCGCGGGCGCCGAAATGGACGCGGCGCTCGTCGTCGCGGCGGACGGCGTCAACTCCTCGACACGGCGCGCCTTGGTCGGCGATGCGCCGCGTGACACCGGCTGGATCGCCTGGCGCGGCACCGGCGACACCGCCGGCGGCACGACCGAGCTCGTCATGGGCAGCGGCCACCACCTCGTGCGCTACGCGCTGAGCGACGAGGACGCCAACTACGTGCTCGTCGCCCCGCAGAAGAGCCGCGGCCCGGCGGGGATCGCCCGCACGCCGACCGGCCGCCTCATCGCCGACGTCGCGCAGTGGACGCCCTGGCCGATCGCGGTGCGCCCGCGCCACGTCTTCGCCGCCGGCCGGGTCGCCTTCATCGGCGACGCGGCGCACGCGATGGTCCCCTTCCTCGCCCAGGGCGCGGCGATGGCGCTGGAGGACGCCGCCATCCTCAAGCTCGCCGTCGCCGCTCTGGGGCCGACGCCCGCGGCCCTCGCCCGCTACGCCGACGCGCGCCGCCCCCGCACCCGCCGCATCGCCGCGATGTCGGAGCAGCAGGGAAGCGTCTACCACCTGCCCTTCCCGCTCGACCGCGTGCGGAACGCCACCATGCGCACCCTCGGCCCCCGCGCGATCCTGCGCCGGGTCGACCCGGTCTACGCCTGGTCGGTGCCGGAGGACGGCATCGCCTGA
- a CDS encoding zinc-finger domain-containing protein, giving the protein MADHATPLFHNTIGVRKVTIGAKRFMCMGALPPFDHPHEFLDMGGDTEAICPYCSTVYAYDPALGEHDANPPECITDAKVARGATV; this is encoded by the coding sequence ATGGCAGATCACGCGACCCCGCTGTTTCACAACACGATCGGTGTCCGGAAGGTGACGATCGGCGCCAAGCGCTTCATGTGCATGGGCGCCCTGCCCCCGTTCGACCACCCCCACGAGTTCCTCGACATGGGCGGCGATACCGAGGCGATCTGCCCCTATTGCTCCACCGTCTACGCCTACGACCCGGCGCTGGGCGAGCACGATGCCAACCCGCCCGAATGCATCACCGACGCCAAGGTCGCCCGCGGCGCCACCGTCTGA
- a CDS encoding electron transfer flavoprotein-ubiquinone oxidoreductase, protein MAIERERMDYDVVIVGGGPAGLSTAIRLMQLAAEREEELTVVIVEKGSEVGAHILSGAVIDPSGLDALLPGWRDDPDCPLKTAVTKDVFRYLGPAGSLTLPGFAMPSFMHNHGNYVGSLGDLCRWMGAKAEEMGVEIYPGFAAADVVRGENGEIMGIVTGDMGVARDGSEKDSHTPGMELCGKYVVFAEGVRGSLSKRLIEEFRLDEGREPQKYGLGMKEIWRVPDAVFEPGMVVHTMGWPLDNQTGGGSFMYHYGDNLMAVGFVVHLNYKNPNMDLFREFQTFKTHPDMAPYFEGATREAYGGRAISEGGYQSVPKLAFPGGCLVGCAAGFVNVPRIKGNHNAMLTGKMAAEHITQALAEGRSGDTLQSYDDAWRGSAVGRELFKVRNVKPLWSRLGTALGVAVAGAEMWVNQLLGTSPLGTLSHKGPDFAQLKPAAACKKKVYAKVDGTLVFDRPSSVYLSNTNHEEDQPVHLKVQDMELQKNSELEVYAGPSARYCPAGVYEWDLEGPEPRFVINAQNCVHCKTCDIKDPNQNITWVPPEGGGGPNYVGM, encoded by the coding sequence ATGGCCATCGAGCGCGAGCGCATGGACTACGACGTGGTGATCGTTGGCGGAGGCCCGGCGGGCTTGTCCACCGCGATCCGATTAATGCAGCTCGCCGCCGAACGCGAGGAAGAGCTGACCGTCGTCATCGTGGAGAAGGGCTCCGAGGTCGGCGCCCACATCCTCTCCGGCGCCGTGATCGACCCCTCCGGCCTCGACGCGCTGCTCCCCGGCTGGCGCGACGATCCGGACTGCCCGCTGAAGACCGCGGTGACGAAGGACGTCTTCCGCTATCTCGGCCCCGCCGGCAGCCTCACGCTGCCCGGCTTCGCGATGCCCTCCTTCATGCACAACCACGGCAACTACGTCGGCTCGCTCGGCGACCTGTGCCGCTGGATGGGCGCCAAGGCCGAAGAGATGGGCGTCGAGATCTACCCCGGATTCGCCGCCGCCGACGTCGTGCGCGGCGAGAACGGCGAGATCATGGGCATCGTCACCGGCGACATGGGCGTCGCCCGCGACGGGTCCGAGAAGGACAGCCACACCCCCGGCATGGAGCTGTGCGGCAAGTACGTCGTGTTCGCCGAGGGCGTGCGCGGCTCGCTGTCGAAGCGGCTCATCGAGGAGTTCAGGCTCGACGAGGGGCGCGAGCCGCAGAAATACGGCCTCGGCATGAAGGAGATCTGGCGGGTACCGGACGCGGTGTTCGAGCCCGGCATGGTGGTCCACACCATGGGCTGGCCGCTGGACAATCAGACCGGCGGCGGCTCCTTCATGTACCACTACGGCGACAATCTGATGGCCGTCGGTTTCGTGGTTCACCTCAACTACAAGAACCCGAACATGGACCTCTTCCGCGAGTTCCAGACGTTCAAGACCCACCCCGACATGGCACCCTATTTCGAGGGGGCGACGCGCGAGGCCTACGGCGGCCGCGCCATCTCCGAGGGTGGCTACCAGTCGGTCCCCAAGCTCGCCTTCCCCGGCGGCTGCCTCGTCGGCTGCGCGGCCGGCTTCGTCAACGTGCCGCGCATCAAGGGCAACCACAACGCGATGCTGACCGGCAAGATGGCTGCCGAGCACATCACCCAGGCCCTCGCCGAGGGCCGCTCCGGCGACACGCTGCAGAGCTACGACGACGCCTGGCGCGGCTCCGCCGTGGGCCGCGAGCTCTTCAAGGTGCGCAACGTCAAGCCGCTGTGGTCGCGCCTCGGCACGGCGCTCGGCGTCGCGGTGGCGGGGGCGGAGATGTGGGTCAACCAGCTCCTCGGCACGTCTCCGCTCGGCACGCTCAGCCACAAGGGGCCGGACTTCGCGCAGCTCAAGCCCGCCGCCGCGTGCAAGAAGAAGGTCTACGCCAAGGTCGACGGCACGCTCGTCTTCGACCGGCCGTCCTCGGTGTACCTGTCCAACACCAACCACGAGGAGGACCAGCCGGTCCACCTCAAGGTCCAGGACATGGAACTGCAAAAGAATTCCGAGCTGGAGGTGTACGCCGGGCCGTCCGCACGCTACTGCCCTGCGGGCGTCTACGAGTGGGATCTGGAGGGGCCGGAGCCGCGCTTCGTCATCAACGCGCAGAACTGCGTGCATTGTAAGACATGCGACATCAAGGACCCCAACCAGAACATCACCTGGGTCCCGCCCGAGGGTGGCGGCGGCCCGAACTACGTGGGCATGTAA
- a CDS encoding uracil-DNA glycosylase family protein: protein MEEPQHFRDPLAAFLGACGVTAVLAETPQNRFAEVETTVDSEPEDLLLAQSDDLDDDLLPPPADEDDAVQAAREVARTAPDVATLHRLLAGFDGCPLKQLARTTCLGEGPVGAPVMFVGEAPGRDEDEAGRPFVGRSGQLLEKMLKAIGLSREAVYISNVIPWRPPANRTPSPIETATCEVFVRREIALVRPKVLVALGGSAAKTLFATDTGIMRQRGHWVTFDADGHPIDAVAMFHPAYLLRTPGEKRRAWQDLLAVRRKLVALGAIT, encoded by the coding sequence ATGGAAGAGCCTCAACATTTTCGCGATCCGCTCGCCGCATTTCTCGGCGCGTGCGGAGTCACGGCCGTCCTCGCCGAAACGCCACAGAACCGATTCGCCGAGGTCGAGACTACCGTCGATTCGGAGCCGGAGGACCTGCTCCTCGCCCAATCGGACGACCTCGACGACGACCTCCTTCCGCCGCCGGCGGACGAGGACGACGCGGTGCAGGCGGCACGGGAGGTCGCCCGCACGGCGCCGGACGTCGCCACGCTGCACCGGCTGCTGGCGGGTTTCGACGGTTGCCCGCTGAAGCAGCTCGCCCGCACCACCTGCCTGGGCGAGGGGCCGGTGGGCGCGCCGGTGATGTTCGTCGGCGAGGCGCCGGGACGCGACGAGGACGAGGCGGGGCGCCCCTTCGTCGGCCGCTCGGGCCAGCTCCTCGAAAAGATGTTGAAGGCGATCGGTCTGTCGCGCGAGGCGGTCTACATCTCCAATGTCATCCCCTGGCGCCCGCCCGCCAACCGCACCCCGAGCCCGATCGAGACCGCGACCTGCGAGGTGTTCGTGCGGCGCGAGATCGCGCTGGTGCGGCCCAAGGTGCTGGTGGCGCTGGGCGGGTCGGCCGCCAAGACCCTCTTCGCCACCGACACCGGCATCATGCGCCAGCGCGGCCACTGGGTGACGTTCGATGCCGACGGACACCCGATCGACGCGGTGGCGATGTTCCACCCCGCCTACCTGCTGCGCACCCCCGGCGAGAAGCGGCGCGCCTGGCAGGACCTCCTCGCGGTGCGGCGCAAGCTCGTGGCCCTCGGCGCGATCACCTGA
- a CDS encoding metallophosphoesterase family protein: MTNAALPDGVRVYAIGDIHGRIDLLERLLDVIDTDLSVAPAQSVVEVFLGDYVDRGPDCAGVLKRVGEEVPGRTRVRLMGNHEAAMNAALVDGTAMGRWLSFGGDATLRSYGIEPNEWAHDLQALQPVVQSLLPERDLALLAGLDYSHRIGDVFFAHAGIRPGVPLDEQSSHDLLWIREEFLNHLGRLPAFVVHGHTPVERPQIGPWRANVDTGAVYGGTLTALVLENGRYRLLSVAGA; the protein is encoded by the coding sequence TTGACAAACGCCGCGCTCCCGGACGGCGTCCGCGTTTATGCCATCGGTGACATCCATGGCCGGATCGATCTGCTGGAGCGCCTGCTCGACGTGATCGACACCGACCTCTCCGTCGCCCCGGCGCAGAGCGTCGTCGAGGTCTTCCTCGGCGATTATGTCGACCGTGGGCCCGACTGTGCCGGCGTGCTGAAGCGTGTCGGCGAAGAGGTTCCGGGCCGCACCCGCGTGCGACTGATGGGCAATCACGAGGCGGCGATGAACGCCGCGCTGGTCGACGGGACGGCGATGGGCCGGTGGCTCTCCTTCGGCGGCGACGCCACGCTGCGCTCCTACGGCATCGAGCCGAACGAGTGGGCGCACGACCTGCAGGCGCTGCAGCCGGTGGTGCAGTCGCTCCTGCCCGAGCGCGATCTCGCCCTCCTCGCAGGGCTCGATTATTCGCACCGCATTGGCGACGTCTTCTTCGCCCACGCCGGCATCCGGCCGGGGGTGCCGCTGGACGAACAGTCGAGCCACGACCTGCTCTGGATCCGCGAGGAGTTCCTCAACCATCTCGGGCGGTTGCCGGCCTTCGTCGTCCACGGCCACACACCGGTCGAGCGTCCGCAGATCGGACCCTGGCGCGCCAACGTCGACACCGGCGCGGTCTATGGCGGGACGCTGACGGCGCTGGTGCTGGAGAACGGGCGCTACCGCCTCCTCAGCGTCGCCGGAGCCTAG
- a CDS encoding sulfite exporter TauE/SafE family protein, with translation MLDLLFFAVILAVAGSLAGIIAGLLGVGGGIVIVPVLFYLLPFAGVPDELRMHVAVPTSLATIIATSIVSARSHYKRGGVDVELLRNIAPSVVVGALIGSVIGSRVGGDVLTAVFGCVALLVAGHMAFLKGKQFVSALPGQPWISAIGVVIGGFSTMMGIGGGSLSVPTFTLCGIPIRRAVGTAAAIGLVIAVPAVIGFAIGGWGVPGLPPGSVGYVNLIGFALIAPLSMAFAPLGARLAHTIPSEWLSTLFAIFLAITAIRMLMSL, from the coding sequence GTGCTCGACTTACTCTTCTTTGCCGTCATCCTCGCCGTCGCCGGTTCGCTGGCTGGTATCATTGCCGGCCTTCTGGGCGTCGGCGGTGGTATCGTCATCGTCCCGGTTCTCTTCTACCTTCTTCCGTTCGCCGGAGTCCCCGACGAACTGCGTATGCACGTCGCGGTCCCGACCTCGCTGGCCACCATCATAGCAACCTCCATCGTTTCGGCCCGTTCCCACTACAAGCGCGGCGGCGTCGACGTCGAACTCCTGCGCAACATCGCGCCCAGCGTCGTCGTGGGCGCGCTGATCGGATCGGTGATCGGCTCGCGCGTCGGCGGCGACGTGCTGACGGCGGTGTTCGGCTGCGTGGCGCTGCTGGTCGCCGGCCACATGGCGTTCCTGAAGGGCAAGCAGTTCGTGTCGGCCCTGCCGGGCCAGCCGTGGATCTCGGCCATCGGCGTCGTCATCGGCGGCTTCTCCACCATGATGGGCATCGGCGGCGGCTCGCTCTCGGTGCCGACCTTCACCCTGTGCGGCATCCCGATCCGCCGTGCGGTGGGGACGGCGGCGGCCATCGGCCTGGTGATCGCGGTGCCGGCGGTGATCGGCTTCGCCATCGGCGGGTGGGGGGTGCCGGGACTGCCGCCGGGGAGCGTCGGCTACGTCAACCTCATCGGCTTCGCGCTGATCGCGCCGCTGTCGATGGCCTTCGCGCCGCTGGGGGCCCGCCTCGCCCACACGATCCCGTCCGAATGGCTCAGCACGCTCTTCGCCATCTTCCTGGCCATCACCGCCATCCGGATGCTGATGAGCCTCTGA